GCCCGAGCCCGACTCGCCGACGATGGCCAGCACCTCACCCGGCCACAGGTTGAAACCGACATCGATGCAACCAAGGTGATTGCCGTAATGCTTGGTGAGCCCGCTCACCTGCAGCAACGGATTCATGCGGCCTCCCTGGTGGCGTTGCCGGCGTGGCCCGCAGCCTGGCGCTCGGTGCAGTATTCGGAATCGGAGCACACGTGCATGCGCCCGCCCGCATCGTCGAGCACCACTTCATCGAGGAAGCTGTCGGTGGCGCCGCACAGCGCGCACGGCGCATCCCAGCGCTGCACGGTGAACGGGTGGTCGTCGAAATCCAGGCTGCGCACGGGGGTGTACGGCGGCACGGCATAGACGCGCTTCTCGCGCCCGGCGCCGAACAGTTGCAGCGCCGGGCTGCAATCGAGCTTGGGATTGTCGAACTTGGGGATGGGCGACGGCGCCATCAGGTAGCGGCCGTTCACCAGTACCGGGTAATCATAGGTGGTGGCGATATGGCCCCAGCGCGCGATGTCCTCGTAGAGCTTCACGTGCATCAGCCCGTAGTCGGCCAGCGCGTGCAGCGTGCGGGTGGCCGCTTCGCGCGGCTCCAGCCGGCGCATCGGCTCGGGTTCGGGCACCTGGTAGACCATGATCTGGCCCGGCAACAGCGGCGTTTCCGGAATGCGGTGGCGGGTCTGGATCACCGTGGCCTCGCGGGTGACGCGGGTGGTCGCCACATCGGCGGTGCGGGCGAAGAAGCGGCGGATGTTCACCG
This region of Chitinolyticbacter meiyuanensis genomic DNA includes:
- a CDS encoding alpha-D-ribose 1-methylphosphonate 5-phosphate C-P-lyase PhnJ — translated: MSTGYNFAYLDEQTKRMLRRALLKAVAIPGYQVPFGSREMPLPYGWGTGGIQLTAAILGRSDVLKVIDQGSDDTVNAVNIRRFFARTADVATTRVTREATVIQTRHRIPETPLLPGQIMVYQVPEPEPMRRLEPREAATRTLHALADYGLMHVKLYEDIARWGHIATTYDYPVLVNGRYLMAPSPIPKFDNPKLDCSPALQLFGAGREKRVYAVPPYTPVRSLDFDDHPFTVQRWDAPCALCGATDSFLDEVVLDDAGGRMHVCSDSEYCTERQAAGHAGNATREAA